One segment of Paenibacillus sp. FSL R7-0337 DNA contains the following:
- a CDS encoding penicillin-binding transpeptidase domain-containing protein, which yields MHKLIHKRIFWGCLILCMLLAGLMIRLAWVQLLLKDSVVSGTRYTVAQIAELQSERETVLDSGRGRLYAKNGEALAGETVWTAALFPPEEELHRHHGAGEYNDDQQLHRLAEILGVSYSQLQARRLGLKEPLLWPSGQGTGPLALTLPQAREVEALAIEGVKALPFARRYNGAASGRQWLGYLSEASGEAITQSPTGLRIPRTGTDGLEKTLEPLLQGVGHTEAVAQVDARGKRVPGSPITVKAPGNPYYPLSLYTTIDLKLQESIEKLAAEAGVKEGAIVVMDSRSGDIAAMVSLPFYNPQQVSPHGGEWNNRALQAAAPGSIFKIVTAAAALEAGLTTPEEPFFCAGAYAKYGLSCPHGKGHGALSLKQGFAVSCNTVFATLAERLSGVKLQATALALGLGRSIGWQSENTLGLPLLRPLAGEQPGTIFTTLLPDDGGARVQTAIGQRDVRITPLQAANLVVTLLHGGEVRAPRILERVAFANGQTLKELPGHLAPAPEGRISPATARVLLGMMRSVVTEGTGRMLKPSAWPLAGKSGTAQTLVHGTPRNNQWFIGYGPVDQPKYAVSVAIENVAPDSPQAATRLFGQVFDLLSGLEGRSTGA from the coding sequence TTGCACAAGCTGATTCATAAACGTATATTTTGGGGTTGCCTGATCCTGTGCATGCTGCTGGCGGGCCTGATGATCAGGCTGGCCTGGGTACAGCTGCTGTTGAAGGACAGCGTAGTAAGCGGCACCCGCTACACAGTAGCTCAGATAGCAGAGCTGCAAAGTGAGCGGGAAACCGTGCTGGATAGCGGAAGAGGTCGGTTGTATGCGAAGAACGGGGAAGCGCTGGCCGGAGAGACGGTCTGGACGGCTGCGCTGTTCCCGCCGGAGGAGGAGCTTCACCGGCATCATGGTGCCGGTGAATATAACGATGACCAGCAGCTTCACCGGCTGGCGGAGATTCTTGGCGTCAGCTACAGTCAGCTGCAAGCAAGACGGCTAGGGCTGAAGGAGCCGCTGCTCTGGCCTTCCGGCCAAGGCACCGGTCCGTTGGCCCTGACTCTGCCGCAGGCTAGAGAAGTAGAGGCGCTTGCGATCGAAGGCGTCAAGGCGCTGCCCTTTGCCCGCAGATATAACGGGGCTGCCTCCGGCCGCCAGTGGCTCGGTTATCTGTCTGAAGCTTCGGGGGAAGCTATCACCCAATCCCCCACAGGACTGAGAATTCCAAGAACCGGCACAGACGGGCTGGAGAAGACGCTGGAGCCGCTGCTTCAGGGGGTGGGGCACACGGAGGCCGTTGCCCAGGTTGATGCACGCGGCAAACGGGTTCCGGGCAGCCCGATCACAGTCAAAGCGCCGGGCAACCCCTATTATCCGCTGTCTTTATATACCACAATTGATCTGAAGCTTCAGGAGAGTATTGAGAAGCTGGCGGCGGAAGCAGGGGTGAAGGAAGGGGCGATTGTGGTCATGGACAGCCGGAGCGGTGATATCGCAGCGATGGTCTCCTTACCGTTCTACAATCCGCAGCAGGTCTCACCGCACGGCGGAGAATGGAACAACCGTGCTCTTCAAGCGGCAGCCCCAGGCTCCATCTTCAAAATAGTTACGGCCGCTGCGGCGCTTGAAGCCGGGCTGACCACACCGGAGGAGCCCTTCTTCTGTGCAGGAGCGTATGCGAAATACGGATTGTCCTGTCCGCACGGCAAAGGACACGGCGCCCTCTCGCTTAAGCAAGGGTTCGCCGTGTCCTGTAATACTGTATTTGCTACGCTGGCCGAGCGCTTGAGCGGTGTGAAGCTCCAAGCTACTGCGCTTGCCCTGGGACTGGGCCGGAGCATCGGGTGGCAGTCGGAGAATACGCTCGGTCTGCCATTGCTCCGGCCGCTGGCCGGGGAGCAGCCTGGAACCATCTTCACCACGCTCCTGCCGGATGACGGCGGGGCGAGAGTCCAGACGGCGATCGGCCAGCGCGATGTACGGATCACTCCGCTGCAGGCGGCGAATCTGGTCGTCACACTGCTGCATGGCGGCGAGGTGAGAGCGCCGCGAATTCTGGAGCGGGTTGCATTTGCTAATGGACAGACGCTTAAGGAGCTTCCGGGACATCTGGCGCCTGCGCCGGAGGGCCGGATCTCTCCGGCCACTGCCCGAGTGCTGCTGGGCATGATGCGCAGCGTAGTCACAGAGGGCACAGGCCGCATGCTGAAGCCTTCCGCTTGGCCGCTCGCCGGCAAATCAGGCACGGCTCAGACGCTGGTACATGGCACACCGCGCAATAACCAATGGTTCATCGGCTATGGTCCGGTGGACCAGCCGAAATATGCGGTGTCTGTGGCGATAGAGAATGTGGCTCCAGACAGTCCGCAGGCTGCCACCCGTCTATTCGGTCAGGTGTTCGACCTGTTGTCGGGTCTGGAAGGCAGATCAACCGGCGCCTGA
- a CDS encoding AI-2E family transporter — protein sequence MLPLYKKYWRTFFDIGLLVLTVYLVMLGFSKLYQLAAPVFLSFFVFLLIEPLARFLNRKGMAKPFASAISVVLFLVILLGVLFGAGLLITTQAIHLQNNLPKYTYVVQQHFTETTTYLQHKIDSLPSDVTDKLNGYFTDATNILSKWMVAFFKYMVGVLGSFSSFMANFGIAIILAFFLSMEIKDWRRIAHEKLPKTFKTAYAFLQGNVFKAIGSYIKAQMILISITFVIILAGLLILQTGNVLTIALVCAVVDLLPLLGVPAVLIPWIIYLFIVGNTSLAIGLIVLLAVVMVVRQLLEPKITGNSIGVSSAFLMLSFVILSSSLFGIAGLILSPILLILLKELLQQGYLQQWIYLPQEEFVVSPFAASGTPTAGAPVSSGDGPAGNAGSNAEPAGPGPQAPVDLPSRPDNRSNT from the coding sequence ATGCTGCCGCTGTACAAAAAATATTGGCGCACCTTTTTCGACATTGGACTGCTTGTTCTAACTGTATATTTAGTGATGCTCGGCTTCAGCAAATTGTACCAGCTGGCTGCGCCGGTGTTCCTGTCGTTTTTTGTGTTTCTGCTGATTGAGCCGCTGGCCCGCTTCCTGAACCGCAAGGGTATGGCTAAGCCCTTCGCCTCCGCGATCTCTGTAGTCCTCTTCCTGGTCATCCTGCTAGGCGTACTATTCGGTGCCGGACTGCTGATTACGACCCAGGCGATTCACCTCCAGAATAATCTGCCCAAATATACATACGTGGTCCAGCAGCATTTCACAGAGACTACGACCTATCTTCAGCACAAAATCGATTCGCTTCCATCCGATGTGACGGATAAGCTGAACGGTTATTTCACAGATGCCACCAATATTCTCTCGAAGTGGATGGTCGCCTTCTTCAAATATATGGTCGGAGTGCTTGGCTCTTTCTCTTCCTTTATGGCTAATTTCGGGATTGCGATTATTCTCGCCTTTTTCCTCAGTATGGAGATCAAGGACTGGCGCAGAATTGCTCACGAGAAGCTGCCGAAGACGTTCAAGACAGCCTACGCCTTCCTGCAAGGGAATGTGTTCAAGGCGATCGGTTCTTATATCAAAGCACAGATGATCCTGATCAGCATCACCTTCGTCATCATTCTGGCTGGTCTGCTGATTCTCCAGACGGGCAATGTGCTCACCATAGCGCTGGTCTGCGCCGTGGTCGATCTGCTGCCGCTGCTCGGGGTACCTGCGGTGCTGATCCCTTGGATCATCTACCTGTTCATTGTCGGCAATACGTCACTGGCCATCGGGCTCATCGTTCTGCTCGCGGTGGTAATGGTAGTAAGACAGCTGCTGGAGCCCAAAATCACAGGGAATTCAATCGGTGTCTCCTCCGCCTTCCTGATGCTCTCGTTCGTGATTCTGTCCTCCTCCCTGTTCGGCATAGCAGGACTCATTCTGTCGCCGATTCTGCTGATTCTGCTCAAGGAGCTGCTCCAGCAGGGATATCTCCAGCAGTGGATCTATCTGCCGCAGGAGGAGTTCGTCGTCTCGCCCTTCGCGGCCTCGGGGACACCTACGGCAGGCGCTCCCGTAAGCAGCGGAGACGGTCCGGCCGGGAATGCCGGGTCTAATGCAGAGCCTGCCGGTCCAGGCCCTCAGGCGCCGGTTGATCTGCCTTCCAGACCCGACAACAGGTCGAACACCTGA
- a CDS encoding polysaccharide deacetylase family protein gives MQTLLLWLFYISTFYAFIPGMISRLFGYRVFRKGIGRTDYGLTFDDGPDPHYTPLLLDLLKRYDAKATFFVVGSHAEQHPEIIKRMHDEGHLIGIHNYVHKTNWLMRPATVRKQIDQTDEIIFSITGERSTYYRPPWGIVNLFDFSKRRQVQIVLWSAMFGDWKEKLGAEKLTEKLIAKLGPGEVLLLHDCGTTMGADPNAPEHMLIALERMLAEAERRGLSSVRIDEMIKAVQRSPITHLSFGKRLLVGLWLAWEKLFQLMFQLKTITPADPFLHYRLRKYQGNTVMMDNGETLSKGDKVIELHIDNRQLFELGVHSRSPAQLAIRMIRRMEKDLPLLAGHIAGELELAEAKALYGVSMINRGPEKFGFMVVDLPSGLFARSTKFYLSVLLSVIHPSGGARLKVRSEVLVPKMMLMPVSQLLNQMNQRRPQKPVERVHEEELTLEAELPGATAVH, from the coding sequence ATGCAGACTTTGCTGCTCTGGCTATTTTATATCTCTACTTTTTATGCTTTTATTCCCGGAATGATCAGCCGTTTATTTGGATATCGTGTCTTCCGCAAAGGGATTGGGCGTACGGATTATGGTCTAACCTTTGATGACGGGCCTGACCCGCATTACACACCTCTGCTGCTCGATCTGCTTAAACGCTACGATGCGAAGGCGACATTCTTTGTCGTTGGCTCCCACGCGGAGCAGCATCCCGAGATCATCAAGCGAATGCATGACGAAGGGCATTTGATCGGAATTCATAATTATGTGCACAAGACGAACTGGCTCATGCGTCCCGCCACGGTGAGGAAGCAGATTGACCAGACAGACGAGATCATCTTCTCCATTACCGGCGAGCGCAGCACCTATTACCGTCCTCCTTGGGGGATCGTGAACCTGTTCGACTTCTCCAAGCGCCGTCAGGTGCAGATTGTATTGTGGTCGGCGATGTTCGGCGACTGGAAGGAGAAGCTTGGAGCGGAAAAGCTGACCGAGAAGCTCATTGCGAAGCTCGGTCCGGGTGAGGTGCTGCTGCTGCATGACTGCGGGACGACGATGGGCGCCGATCCGAATGCACCGGAGCATATGCTGATTGCGCTGGAGCGGATGCTCGCCGAAGCCGAGCGTCGCGGACTGAGCAGCGTCCGGATTGACGAGATGATCAAGGCGGTGCAGCGCTCTCCGATCACGCATTTGTCCTTCGGCAAGCGGCTGCTTGTCGGATTGTGGCTGGCGTGGGAGAAGTTGTTCCAGCTAATGTTCCAGCTCAAGACGATCACGCCTGCAGATCCGTTCCTTCATTACCGTCTTCGCAAATATCAGGGTAATACGGTGATGATGGACAACGGCGAGACCTTGAGTAAAGGCGACAAGGTCATTGAGCTGCATATCGACAACAGGCAGCTATTCGAGCTGGGGGTTCATTCCCGTTCTCCGGCACAGCTGGCGATCCGCATGATCCGCCGGATGGAGAAGGATCTGCCGCTGCTTGCAGGGCATATTGCCGGTGAACTCGAGCTGGCCGAGGCCAAGGCGCTCTACGGCGTGAGCATGATCAACCGCGGGCCGGAGAAATTCGGCTTCATGGTGGTAGACCTGCCCAGCGGCCTGTTCGCCCGCTCAACCAAATTCTATCTCAGTGTTCTGCTGAGCGTCATCCACCCCTCAGGCGGGGCAAGGCTCAAGGTGCGCAGTGAGGTGCTGGTGCCCAAGATGATGCTGATGCCGGTGTCGCAGCTGCTGAACCAGATGAACCAGCGGCGGCCGCAGAAGCCGGTGGAGCGGGTACACGAAGAGGAGCTGACGCTTGAAGCTGAGCTGCCTGGAGCAACGGCAGTTCATTGA